In one window of Desulforhabdus amnigena DNA:
- a CDS encoding phage baseplate assembly protein V: protein MIETQDRQHEERYKNRWYGKYRAFVRDNNDPERLGRCRLEIPAVLGTGKENWSEWAWPCFAYGGNEDIGVFLIPEEGASVWVEFEGGNVQYPIWSGVWLAKTNPGEQPEESKRLCSDPTCIDCEDKLEHKPDRRDDLEHKKHHGHPPYYCPRRKVLLKTETGHTIVLDDRDEEEFLKVIDRAGQILHMECRVKRDVQTGNARRRGTKDAEQGDQLDIDSDIKDQKARIEITDLCRQFVRWEAWKDKEKIHIQSCDKSRARWQKILIDTTKGKEKVHIWGLCGTQEILVDSTAGTEMVRLTDKAGQVVVMNAAAGQERIQATDKSGSVILMDAVMGNIVIRSTNKVLINP, encoded by the coding sequence GTGATCGAGACACAGGACCGGCAGCACGAGGAACGCTACAAGAACCGCTGGTATGGCAAATACCGTGCGTTCGTGCGGGACAACAACGATCCGGAACGGCTCGGCCGCTGCCGGCTCGAAATTCCTGCGGTGCTCGGAACCGGCAAGGAGAACTGGTCTGAATGGGCGTGGCCCTGCTTTGCCTACGGCGGAAACGAGGACATCGGCGTGTTTCTCATCCCCGAGGAAGGCGCGTCCGTCTGGGTCGAATTCGAAGGGGGCAACGTCCAGTACCCGATCTGGTCCGGCGTGTGGCTGGCCAAGACGAACCCCGGCGAACAACCGGAGGAATCCAAACGCCTTTGCTCCGACCCGACCTGCATCGACTGTGAGGACAAGCTCGAACACAAGCCCGACCGGCGGGACGACCTGGAGCACAAGAAACACCACGGCCACCCGCCGTACTACTGCCCGCGCCGCAAGGTTCTTCTCAAAACCGAGACCGGACACACTATCGTTCTCGATGACCGCGACGAGGAGGAGTTCCTCAAGGTCATCGACCGGGCCGGGCAGATTCTCCACATGGAATGCCGCGTGAAGCGCGACGTTCAGACCGGCAATGCGCGCCGCCGGGGAACCAAGGACGCCGAGCAGGGCGACCAGCTCGACATCGACTCGGACATCAAGGACCAGAAGGCCCGGATCGAGATCACCGATCTGTGCCGCCAGTTCGTGCGCTGGGAGGCGTGGAAGGACAAGGAGAAAATCCATATCCAGTCCTGCGACAAATCCCGCGCCCGGTGGCAGAAGATTCTCATCGACACCACCAAGGGCAAGGAGAAGGTCCACATCTGGGGCCTCTGCGGCACACAGGAAATCCTCGTCGATTCCACCGCCGGGACCGAGATGGTCCGTCTCACGGACAAGGCCGGCCAAGTCGTCGTGATGAACGCGGCCGCCGGACAGGAGCGCATCCAAGCCACGGACAAATCCGGAAGCGTGATCCTCATGGACGCCGTCATGGGGAACATCGTCATCCGCTCGACGAACAAGGTACTGATCAACCCATGA
- a CDS encoding phage late control D family protein: MDIDTFKPTFVIQIEGQTLSADITQEITSFVFEDNEEELDVLELAVTDRNLQFVDDPLFQEGNEIVARFGYVGNLSPRKKAVIKDIDYDFPEDGDPTIHIKAYDKGFKLAGKENQKVWQKPAPGILYSEIAEEIAGANGLTPVVTPTKGRHLRVTQSNVSDAQFLKELAGKARDKDGDGVTGYVFYIQDDELHFHPRDLDKKPAAILEYFTDRKGVLRSFRPSTQSQGAKGAGVETKAVGVDPRKKEPVEHKANNETTPERTSLGKRTYLVDGNTGEGAYKEQESGQVVPTFDRSEGFHEEPRQEPAQDLSEGKFREAELRQVEADAVTIGIPALRAKQNVEVKGVGRKFSGVYYCHSVRHAFGEGGYHCELKLKKNALGKGAGDKSDEAKGKQNDQEAPPTPKEEPPPMVTIDADSGRRL; the protein is encoded by the coding sequence ATGGACATCGACACATTCAAACCGACTTTTGTGATTCAGATCGAGGGGCAGACCCTTTCGGCGGATATCACGCAAGAGATCACCTCGTTCGTCTTCGAGGACAACGAGGAGGAACTCGACGTGTTGGAGCTTGCGGTCACCGACCGGAACCTCCAGTTCGTCGACGATCCACTGTTCCAGGAGGGCAACGAGATCGTCGCCCGTTTCGGATATGTCGGCAACCTCTCGCCGCGCAAGAAGGCGGTCATCAAGGATATCGACTACGACTTTCCGGAGGACGGTGACCCGACCATCCATATCAAGGCCTACGACAAAGGCTTCAAGCTGGCCGGAAAGGAGAACCAGAAGGTCTGGCAGAAGCCCGCTCCCGGCATCCTCTACTCCGAGATCGCCGAGGAGATCGCGGGGGCCAACGGCCTCACTCCGGTGGTCACGCCCACCAAGGGCCGCCATCTGCGCGTAACCCAGAGCAACGTCTCCGACGCGCAGTTCCTCAAGGAACTGGCCGGAAAGGCGCGCGACAAGGACGGCGACGGCGTCACCGGATACGTCTTCTACATCCAGGACGACGAGCTGCATTTCCATCCCCGCGATCTGGACAAGAAGCCCGCCGCGATCCTCGAGTACTTCACCGACCGCAAGGGCGTTCTGCGTTCCTTCCGCCCCTCGACGCAATCACAGGGGGCCAAGGGAGCGGGCGTCGAGACCAAGGCCGTGGGCGTGGACCCGCGCAAGAAGGAGCCGGTCGAGCACAAGGCCAACAACGAGACCACCCCGGAGCGGACTTCGTTGGGGAAGCGGACCTACCTGGTGGACGGGAACACCGGCGAGGGCGCTTACAAGGAGCAGGAGTCCGGGCAGGTGGTTCCCACCTTTGACCGTTCCGAGGGCTTCCACGAGGAGCCGCGACAGGAACCGGCCCAGGACCTCTCCGAGGGGAAGTTCCGCGAGGCCGAGCTCCGCCAGGTGGAAGCCGACGCGGTGACCATCGGCATCCCCGCGCTGCGCGCCAAGCAGAACGTGGAGGTCAAGGGTGTCGGCCGCAAATTCTCGGGCGTCTACTACTGCCATTCGGTCCGCCACGCTTTCGGCGAGGGCGGATATCACTGCGAACTGAAACTCAAGAAAAACGCCCTGGGCAAAGGGGCGGGCGACAAGTCGGACGAGGCCAAGGGCAAGCAGAACGACCAGGAAGCGCCGCCCACACCGAAGGAAGAGCCGCCGCCGATGGTGACCATCGACGCGGACAGCGGGCGGAGGCTGTAA
- a CDS encoding YcbK family protein, translating to MGDLSRNFSKSEFACRCCGKTDIDPRLVDALQELRDLAGAPVRVTSGYRCPDHNRAVGGAKQSRHLLGHAADIVIKGLSVAGMYELAERVAAFRNGGIGVYPERGFIHVDIREGRTRWGHLDGKYVSLEEAMTTNGGDRNAAV from the coding sequence ATGGGAGATCTGAGCCGGAATTTCTCGAAGAGCGAGTTCGCCTGCCGGTGTTGCGGCAAGACCGATATCGATCCACGCCTGGTGGATGCGCTCCAGGAGTTGCGCGACCTCGCGGGCGCTCCCGTCCGCGTGACCAGCGGGTACCGCTGCCCCGATCACAACCGGGCGGTGGGCGGAGCGAAACAGAGCCGGCATCTGCTCGGACATGCCGCGGACATCGTGATCAAGGGCTTGTCCGTCGCCGGGATGTACGAACTCGCGGAGCGGGTGGCCGCCTTCCGTAACGGTGGAATCGGCGTCTACCCGGAGCGGGGATTCATTCACGTCGACATACGCGAGGGGCGGACCCGCTGGGGGCACCTCGACGGCAAATACGTTTCGCTCGAAGAAGCCATGACAACCAACGGAGGTGACCGCAATGCAGCAGTTTGA